Proteins encoded by one window of Halobacteriovorax sp. GB3:
- a CDS encoding CorA family divalent cation transporter has protein sequence MPTEIFGDISHLTIEQDSTIEQIIYRSSEVQTFANVSGDQVHSNLKELGHLNCWTHFNGFSKSNCKILLELGISELYLEDILSTMSLPYMENHDYLIAVLKENVFSGSLESRNIGIILKGNHLITFSSKESDFYQRFLDKRFFHKKSKISREKAPFLFMALLDHFIEQYIKSFKKIKIDYYKLSEKLTKGENTHDTITAIIPHREKIQKGSFLLEKIDDELKDAIGEFKELDNLRYESLWDEIHENIRILNLKSHSLLDNFSNAINLSIAITSSKQNDTMMVLAVLSTFFLPLTFITGLYGMNFDPGSAFNMPELKWRFGYFFALSLMFISILIVFIFFRRKKWI, from the coding sequence GTGCCAACAGAAATATTTGGAGACATCAGTCATTTAACGATTGAGCAAGATTCAACGATTGAACAAATTATTTATCGTTCATCTGAAGTACAAACATTTGCTAATGTTTCTGGGGACCAGGTTCATTCTAACTTAAAAGAACTAGGCCATCTTAACTGCTGGACTCACTTCAATGGGTTTTCAAAAAGTAATTGTAAAATTCTTCTTGAACTTGGAATTTCCGAGTTATATCTCGAAGACATATTGAGTACAATGTCACTTCCTTATATGGAAAATCATGACTACCTCATTGCCGTTTTAAAAGAAAATGTTTTCTCTGGTTCACTTGAATCTAGAAACATAGGGATTATTTTAAAAGGGAATCATCTCATAACTTTTTCAAGTAAAGAATCAGATTTCTACCAACGATTTTTAGATAAGAGATTCTTTCATAAGAAATCTAAGATCTCTCGCGAGAAGGCGCCCTTTCTTTTTATGGCCCTACTTGATCACTTTATAGAGCAATACATTAAGTCCTTTAAGAAAATTAAAATTGATTATTATAAATTAAGTGAAAAACTAACGAAGGGTGAAAATACTCACGATACAATTACTGCCATCATTCCTCACCGAGAGAAGATTCAAAAGGGGAGTTTCCTTCTTGAGAAGATCGATGACGAATTAAAAGATGCTATTGGTGAGTTCAAGGAATTAGATAATCTTCGTTATGAAAGTCTTTGGGATGAGATTCATGAAAATATTCGAATTCTTAACCTTAAGTCGCATTCACTTCTCGATAACTTTAGTAATGCCATTAACCTTTCAATCGCTATCACTTCTTCTAAGCAGAATGATACGATGATGGTTCTTGCCGTCCTGTCAACATTCTTTCTCCCTCTGACCTTTATTACAGGGCTGTATGGGATGAACTTTGATCCGGGATCGGCTTTTAATATGCCTGAGTTAAAATGGAGATTTGGCTATTTTTTTGCCTTGTCTTTAATGTTCATTTCGATTCTAATTGTCTTTATTTTCTTTAGACGAAAAAAGTGGATCTAG